CATGTCATTAGTTGCCTTCTGCTTTATGGGGGGTGGCGGAATCGGAACGGCTATTGGCGGACACATTGTCTCCGTATCCAGTTTTGAAAGATTATTTATCGTTTATGGCATTGGACTTATGCTAATAACGGTTAGCACATTCTTTGTGAAGAGTAGTTTCAGGATGAGGGCTCCGTTATAAAGGAGCATTAATTAGGAGAAAGATATGCTGCCTTATAGGATTGGGATACGCTATCCGGTAGTGGGCAACTTGGCTTTTTCTCGGATGAAGGCAGGTGTCGGAAAATGTTTACAATAGTATTGTATGGCCTCGCAGGAGTCCTACTTTTGCTATCGTTAATAAAAGATAAGACCAAAACAAAAAAAGCGCTAACCAAAGCATGGAAATCGTTTGAAAATATCCTTCCTCAGTTCTTATCCATTCTCGTTATTGTGGGGATTATGCTGGCAGCTTTAAGTCCGGAAACAATATCAAAACTTGTCGGTCAACAATCAGGATGGCTTGGAATGCTTATTGCTTCAGTTATTGGTTCAATCACTTTAATCCCTGGTTTTGTCGCCTTTCCACTCGCTTCGGCTTTACTCAACAACGGGGCTGGAATCATGCAGATAGCTGTATTCATTTCTGCGTTAATGATGGTAGGAATTGTTACACTACCCCTTGAAATCAAGTATTTTGGAAAGAAGGCCACAATATTACGAAATTCTTCTGCGTTTGTTTTTTCGTATATTGCCGCGATCGTAATAGGGATGGTGCTGAGATGAAAAAACTATTAAGAAGATATAAATTTCTCTTAGTCCTCTTAATCCTGAATATTCTCCTTGTAGTACTTTATCCATCAATTGGACAAAAATCGGTTGTTATCACTGGAAACAGTTTGCTGGAAATGCTCTCAATTATCCCTCCAATATTTATTCTTCTTGGACTATTGGATGTATGGGTGCAACGAGATACCATGATCAAGTTAATGGGTGAAAAGTCAGGCTTCTTTGGGATTTCACTGGCCTTTTTTCTAGGTTCAGCGGCAGCAGGGCCATTATACGCCGCCTTTCCCATTGCAGGTGTATTATTGAAAAAGGGTAGTAAATTTTCCAATGTACTAGTTTTTATAGGGGCATGGTCTACAACTAAAATACCCTTACTCTTATTTGAGGCTACTTCGATGGGATGGAAATTTATGCTGACACGATTTATCATAGATATTCCAGGTATTGCGTTAATTGCTTATACCACGGATAAGCTTTTAAGCTCAAAAGAAAAGCAGTATATCTATGATAATGCAGTATCAATGGAAAAGCATATTTAAGCTTTAAAAAACAGGGTTTCACCGATAGAGAAGAGTCGTCAAGGCCGTAGTAACGTTAGTATGATGACAAAGGAGATGATCATTTGTTTATTTTTGAATGGTTAAATAATCAATTACTTAAAATGGAGTGGCTTAATAATTTAATAAGGCTTTTGGTAGAAAAGGTTTTTGGATTAAGCATCCAGGATCGATTAGGTGGTAGCATTCATTTCTATATTTATGATGTCATAAAAATCTTCATATTGCTTTCAGTCTTAATCTTTACAATTTCATATATCCAAAGTTTTTTCCCGCCTGAGAGAACAAGAAAGATTTTAGGTAGATACAGTGGAGCTTCAGCAAATATATTAGGTGCTTTACTTGGAACAGTTACACCCTTTTGTTCGTGCTCTTCCATACCGTTGTTTATAGGTTTTACAAGTGCAGGTCTGCCGATTGGTGTGACATTTTCGTTTTTAATATCGTCTCCTCTAGTAGATTTGGCATCGGTTATTTTACTTGCCAGTATCTTTAACTGGAAAATTGCTATAGCCTATGTGGTTGTTGGGATAATCCTTGCGGTTATTGGCGGGACCATTATTAGTAAAGCGAAACTTGATAAATACGTTGAACCGTTTGTTTTCGGTAATAAGGTACTGGATGTCGAACAAGAAGATCTGACGACTCGTCAAAGAATGGAATATGCAAGAGATCAGGTCTTAGATATTATTAAAAAAGTATGGCTATATATTCTCATCGGTGTTGGAATAGGTGCAGCCATTCACAATTGGATTCCTGAAAATATCATTTCAGCCGTGCTTGGCCAGGATAAATGGTATTCGGTTTTGTTAGCCACGCTTGTTGGTGTGCCAATGTATGCGGATATCTTTGGAACCTTGCCCATAGCAGAAGCCTTAGTCATAAAAGGAGTAGGAATTGGCACTGCCTTATCCTTCATGATGGCTGTAACAGCACTTTCACTGCCCTCAATGATCTTGTTAAAGAAAGTCGTGAAGATGAAACTTTTAGTGATTTTTGCGGGGATTGTTACTCTGGGAATTCTTATCATTGGATACTCTTTTAATGCCTTTGGTTATTTATTGATGTAAGCTAAACATCTTTCTATCAAACAGAGAAGGAGGTGTAATGAGATGTCAAAAAGCTTTCAGCAAGTAAGAACTATGGCGGTGTGAGTAAAATTCTAAGAGTTGTTATGGGCACGTTTATTATGTTAATTGCTTTTATATGTTTTATTTGAGATTCTAAAAATAATTAGGGAGTGGATTATTATGATCATCAAAATTTTGGGTTCGGGATGCAAAAATTGTGAGACTTTGAAAGAAAATACCGAGAAAACCTTAAAAGAGACAGGCATAGAAGCGGAAATAATTAAAGTCAATGATCTTAAGGATGTTATGGCTTATGGGGTAATGTCGACCCCTGCCTTAGTTATTGATGAGAAAGTTGTCTCCGTTGGCAAGGTCTTGAAACCGAAGGAAATAGCTAAGATCCTTGAAACTTATAAATAAATGGATAAGATCTC
This Desulfosporosinus orientis DSM 765 DNA region includes the following protein-coding sequences:
- a CDS encoding permease, whose amino-acid sequence is MFTIVLYGLAGVLLLLSLIKDKTKTKKALTKAWKSFENILPQFLSILVIVGIMLAALSPETISKLVGQQSGWLGMLIASVIGSITLIPGFVAFPLASALLNNGAGIMQIAVFISALMMVGIVTLPLEIKYFGKKATILRNSSAFVFSYIAAIVIGMVLR
- a CDS encoding permease, which produces MKKLLRRYKFLLVLLILNILLVVLYPSIGQKSVVITGNSLLEMLSIIPPIFILLGLLDVWVQRDTMIKLMGEKSGFFGISLAFFLGSAAAGPLYAAFPIAGVLLKKGSKFSNVLVFIGAWSTTKIPLLLFEATSMGWKFMLTRFIIDIPGIALIAYTTDKLLSSKEKQYIYDNAVSMEKHI
- a CDS encoding permease translates to MFIFEWLNNQLLKMEWLNNLIRLLVEKVFGLSIQDRLGGSIHFYIYDVIKIFILLSVLIFTISYIQSFFPPERTRKILGRYSGASANILGALLGTVTPFCSCSSIPLFIGFTSAGLPIGVTFSFLISSPLVDLASVILLASIFNWKIAIAYVVVGIILAVIGGTIISKAKLDKYVEPFVFGNKVLDVEQEDLTTRQRMEYARDQVLDIIKKVWLYILIGVGIGAAIHNWIPENIISAVLGQDKWYSVLLATLVGVPMYADIFGTLPIAEALVIKGVGIGTALSFMMAVTALSLPSMILLKKVVKMKLLVIFAGIVTLGILIIGYSFNAFGYLLM
- a CDS encoding thioredoxin family protein, with product MIIKILGSGCKNCETLKENTEKTLKETGIEAEIIKVNDLKDVMAYGVMSTPALVIDEKVVSVGKVLKPKEIAKILETYK